The genomic stretch TCGACCTGCGCCCGCACCTTGTCCAGGCCCGCCTGCTCGACGACCGGGCCGACGCCCGTGCCGTCCTGCAGCGGATCGCCGAGCACGAGGTCGCCCGTGAGGCGCGTGAGGATCGCGGTGAACTCGGCGGCCACCTCGCGCTGCACGTACACGCGGTTGGTGCTGATGCACGTCTGCCCGGCGTTGCGGAACTTGCTCGCCATGACCTCCCGCGCGGCCTTCTCCAGGTCGGCGTCCGCGAAGATCAGGAAAGGGGCGTGCCCGCCGAGTTCCAGCGACACGCGCTTGATGGTCTTCGCGGCCTGCCCGTACAGCAGGCGGCCCACGGCGGTGCTGCCGGTGAAGGTCAGCTTGCGGACGCGCTCGTCCTCCATGAACGGCGCGCTGAACGCGGGCGCGTCGTTGGTGGGGAGCACCTGCAGGGTGTTCGCGGGGCCGCCGGCCTCCAGCCACAGTTCCGCGAGGTATAGGGCCGTCATGGGGCTCTGCTCGGCGGGCTTGAGGATCATGACGCAGCCGGCCGCGAGCGCGGGCGCGGCCTTGCGCGTGATCATGCCCGCCGGGAAGTTCCACGGCGTGACGGCGTACACGATCCCGACGGGCTCGCTGCTGGTGAAGCCGCGCTTGTGGTCGAAGCGGCTGGGCACGCGTTCTCCGCCGATGCGGCTGGCCTCCTCGGCGCACCACTCGATGAAGCTGGCGGCGTAGTGCACCTCGCCGCGCGTCTCGGTGATCGGCTTGCCCATCTCCAGGGTCATGAGGCGCGCGAGCTGCTCCTTGTGCTCGAACATCAGGTCGTGCCACTTCCGCAGGATCTGGCCGCGCTTGTACGGGTTGACCTTCCGCCAGTCCTTCAGGGCGACCTCGGCGGCGTCGATGGCGCGGCGGGCATCGTCGGCGGTGCAGTCGGCGACCGAACCGATGGGTTCCAGCGTGCCGGGGTGGATGACCTCGAAGGTCTTCGGGGTGGCGTGCCAGCCGCCGTCGAAGTAGGCCTTGGAGCGGGTCACGGGATCGTTCAGCAGGGTGGTCATGGAAGCCTCCGGGGGCGGGAAAGGAGTCGGATCAGGGGGTTCGGGCGGGGTCGGCGCTCAGGTCGGCCACGAGGCCGGCGCGCACCGGGATGTCCGGCCACGACTGGGGGGCAGTGTCGAAGAGGTCGCCCTCCACGATGGTGAGGTCGGCGCGTTGTCCGGGTTCCAGCGTGCCGCGGTCGTTCTCGTCGCCGTGCGCGACCGCGCCGCCGCGCGTGTAGGCCCCGAGGGCCTGGTCGAGCGTGACCGCCTGTCCCGGCACGTACGGTTCGGCCACGGCGGCCGCCAGTCCGGACAGGGGCCGCAGTTCCCGCACGACCGGCCCGTCGCTGGAAAAGGCCACGTCCAGCCCGGCGTCAAACATGGCCCGCAGCGGGAACACCTGCCCGGCCAGCTCGTCCGGCACGTAGCGGTCGTAGTTGGCGCGCAGCTCGTGCAGGAACACCGGCTGCGGCACCGCGATCACGTCGAGTTCCCGCGCGAGCCGCAGGTGCTCGGCGTCCGGCAGGCCGAAGTGCTCGATGCGGTGGCGGGGCCCGCCGGGGTGCTCGCGGGCCAGCCGCGCGTACACGCCGAGCAGCTGTGTCAGGGCCACGTCCCCGATGGCGTGCGCGCCGATGCGGAAGCCCGCCACGTGCGCCTCGCGGGCCAGCTCGTACAGCTCGGCGGTGTCGAAGCGCAGCACGCCGCGCGTGCCCGTGTCCCTGAACGGCACGCTGACCGCGGCGGTCGCGCCGCTCAGGCCGCCGTCCGTGAAGAACTTGACCGAGTCGCAGCGCAGCGTGGGCGAGACGTGCTTCTCCGGCAGGGGGTACGTGGCCGCGCCGCCGTCCGGCCGGCGGATGTACAGGAGATTGACGCGCATGGGCAGGCGGCCCGCCGCGTCCAGCGCGCGGTACGCGGCGTACAGGGGCGGATCGACCGCCGGGTCGGTCGCGGCGGTGAAGCCCAGCGCCCGGAGGTACTCCAGCCCCGCCAGGATCCACGCCTCGAACTGCGCCTGGGTGGGCTCGGGCATCGCGCCGTACACGAGGCCATAAGCAGTCTCGGTGAGGATGCCGCTGTCGTAATCGATCTCGCCGCCGGCCGGGGCGGGCGTGTCCGCGTGGATGCCGGCCCGCTCCAGTGCGGGCGTGTTCACCGCGTGGATGTGCGCGCAGGTGCGCGTGAGCAGCACCGGCCGCCCCGGCGCGAGCCGGTCGAGCAGTTCCCGCGTGGGCGACCCGCCCAGCCGCGCCTCGTTCCACCCGCGCCCCCACAGCCACGCGCCTTCCGGAAGCTGCGCGTGCCGCTCAGCCACCCTCGCCGCGAGGTCGTCCAGCGACGTCGCCTCACGCAGGTCGAGCAGCGTCGTGCGGAGCTGC from Deinococcus sp. AB2017081 encodes the following:
- a CDS encoding NAD-dependent succinate-semialdehyde dehydrogenase, encoding MTTLLNDPVTRSKAYFDGGWHATPKTFEVIHPGTLEPIGSVADCTADDARRAIDAAEVALKDWRKVNPYKRGQILRKWHDLMFEHKEQLARLMTLEMGKPITETRGEVHYAASFIEWCAEEASRIGGERVPSRFDHKRGFTSSEPVGIVYAVTPWNFPAGMITRKAAPALAAGCVMILKPAEQSPMTALYLAELWLEAGGPANTLQVLPTNDAPAFSAPFMEDERVRKLTFTGSTAVGRLLYGQAAKTIKRVSLELGGHAPFLIFADADLEKAAREVMASKFRNAGQTCISTNRVYVQREVAAEFTAILTRLTGDLVLGDPLQDGTGVGPVVEQAGLDKVRAQVEDAIARGATATVGGTHREGLYFHPTVLTDVHPDSLILREETFGPVAPVVVFDTEEEGLALANASEYGLAAYAYTTNLSRAFRVAEALEYGIVGINDGGPSAAAPQMPFGGMKNSGVGREGGHWGLDEYLETKYISMGI
- a CDS encoding amidohydrolase, which produces MSTLYHGGPIHPWADARTVEALLVRDGRVVASGALDELDARGAARVDLGGAHAFPGFTDAHVHVWKVGQLRTTLLDLREATSLDDLAARVAERHAQLPEGAWLWGRGWNEARLGGSPTRELLDRLAPGRPVLLTRTCAHIHAVNTPALERAGIHADTPAPAGGEIDYDSGILTETAYGLVYGAMPEPTQAQFEAWILAGLEYLRALGFTAATDPAVDPPLYAAYRALDAAGRLPMRVNLLYIRRPDGGAATYPLPEKHVSPTLRCDSVKFFTDGGLSGATAAVSVPFRDTGTRGVLRFDTAELYELAREAHVAGFRIGAHAIGDVALTQLLGVYARLAREHPGGPRHRIEHFGLPDAEHLRLARELDVIAVPQPVFLHELRANYDRYVPDELAGQVFPLRAMFDAGLDVAFSSDGPVVRELRPLSGLAAAVAEPYVPGQAVTLDQALGAYTRGGAVAHGDENDRGTLEPGQRADLTIVEGDLFDTAPQSWPDIPVRAGLVADLSADPARTP